In one window of Primulina tabacum isolate GXHZ01 chromosome 8, ASM2559414v2, whole genome shotgun sequence DNA:
- the LOC142553944 gene encoding uncharacterized protein LOC142553944 yields MSRLSIRPRPLDIHKKIPVVKSVKDFEDDEAPTSTRNYQILRLAVETDNEVQPVPGKKVASEIPTPEFVVVDTYERDYSRTFSQPTSYLRARGARAEIGEFVEYDLDNEDEDWLQDFNRERKTLAAEKLEIVIFKLEVLDHKARERAGIITPTLGLPIPVLLTFDAAVEALQSLSIKYGPFQSIYNYWKDKRERWQKPILRRLQPPPPVNDTNPFNVFRPREKAHKLHTRRMQRRENNVQSFEKLRQVRRNLDHAKIILEALIKREEKKRELVESEVTLQRIQMMYKNETELLEDCFALPGIPAFPSKVASSEDEFFDSDDVANSRPHSRPAMMHNHPFSESKMVTVPVGGNTRRDVRRRVPQSWLRKLDPNEPVLLFTKPLHPDKLAAAGIIPPSDPSTPNGTSARSYNFHGRIGRGGRIVFDRWNPLMHTPIEYGDTLYAPPKPRHSTHI; encoded by the exons ATGAGTAGGCTGTCAATTAGGCCTCGACCCCTCGATATCCACAAGAAGATCCCTGTTGTAAAATCGGTTAAGGACTTCGAGGATGATGAAGCCCCAACGTCTACTCGTAACTATCAGATACTTCGACTTGCTGTGGAGACTGATAATGAG GTGCAGCCAGTACCTGGAAAAAAAGTTGCTTCAGAAATACCAACTCCTGAGTTTGTGGTTGTGGATACATATGAACGGGACTATTCTCGTACTTTCTCTCAGCCCACATCTTATCTGCGTGCAAGGGGGG CTCGGGCAGAAATTGGAGAATTTGTTGAGTATGATCTCGACAACGAGGATGAAGATTGGCTTCAAGATTTCAACAGGGAAAGAAAGACTCTTGCAGCTGAAAA ACtggagatagttatttttaagTTAGAGGTTTTAGATCACAAGGCACGTGAAAGAGCAGGAATCATTACTCCAACGCTTGGCTTGCCCATTCCAGTGCTTTTAACTTTTGATGCTGCCGTTGAG GCATTGCAATCTCTTTCTATCAAATATGGACCTTTCCAATCTATTTATAATTACTGGAAGGACAAG CGTGAACGATGGCAAAAACCTATCCTTCGACGTCTGCAG CCACCTCCACCGGTCAATGATACAAACCCATTCAATGTATTCAGGCCAAGGGAGAAAGCTCACAAGCTTCACACTAGGAGA ATGCAAAGAAGGGAAAACAACGTGCAATCGTTTGAAAAGCTTCGCCAG GTCAGGCGGAACCTCGATCATGCAAAGATAATTCTCGAGGCTCTCATCAAG AGAGAAGAGAAGAAACGAGAACTTGTGGAGAGTGAGGTCACCCTTCAAAGAATTCAAATGATGTACAAG aatgaaaCTGAGCTCCTTGAAGATTGTTTTGCCTTGCCTGGTATTCCAGCCTTTCCAAGCAAGGTAGCATCAAGTGAAGACGAATTCTTTGATTCTGATGATGTAGCTAACAGCCGTCCACATAGTAGACCTGCTATGATGCATAATCATCCTTTCTCAGAATCAAAGATGGTGACGGTTCCTGTAGGAGGAAACACAAGGCGAGATGTGAGAAGGCGCGTTCCTCAGAGTTGGCTTCGTAAACTG GATCCGAATGAGCCAGTTTTGCTGTTTACAAAGCCTCTACATCCAGATAAATTAGCAGCTGCCGGAATCATACCTCCATCAGATCCTTCGACCCCTAATGGCACATCAGCTCGTTCATATAATTTCCACGGAAGAATCGGCCGAGGTGGCAGAATAGTATTTGATAGATGGAACCCTTTAATGCATACACCAATTGAATATGGTGACACTTTATATGCACCACCAAAGCCCCGCCATTCAACACATATTTGA